Proteins from a genomic interval of Lactococcus protaetiae:
- the mreD gene encoding rod shape-determining protein MreD — protein sequence MSRFTFQFFSPILLFLLLILDGQITHVLTSLSGGTWTPVSHLFLIFLVYSVTQHRSSYIIILAALLGAVYDSYYLGVYGIATLLFPLIALFVYNIESVIFTNRWTRLFTIIIIVTAFEVFSAIITAAFGLSQLNFLNFVVYQLAPTLLLNIILAAMLQAPLELFYRLRKSHFRYTEK from the coding sequence GTGAGTCGCTTTACTTTTCAGTTTTTTTCTCCAATCTTGCTCTTTTTACTTCTAATATTGGATGGACAAATCACACACGTTTTAACAAGCCTAAGCGGTGGAACTTGGACTCCTGTAAGCCATCTTTTTCTAATTTTTCTAGTTTATAGTGTTACGCAACATCGTTCAAGCTATATTATTATTTTAGCAGCACTTCTAGGAGCTGTATACGATAGCTACTATTTGGGAGTTTATGGTATTGCCACCTTATTATTTCCGCTTATCGCACTTTTCGTTTATAATATAGAAAGTGTCATCTTTACTAATCGATGGACACGGCTCTTTACTATTATTATCATTGTCACAGCATTTGAAGTATTTAGTGCAATAATTACAGCAGCTTTTGGTTTATCACAACTCAATTTTCTTAACTTTGTTGTTTATCAATTAGCGCCTACACTTTTGCTCAATATTATTTTAGCAGCAATGCTTCAAGCACCTTTAGAACTCTTTTATAGATTAAGGAAAAGTCATTTTAGATACACAGAGAAATGA
- a CDS encoding YqeG family HAD IIIA-type phosphatase, with amino-acid sequence MKIDNYKPDFLLEAVYQLDAESLRKNGITAVMVDLDNTLIAWNNPDGTPELLSWLEEMRENNIKVIVVSNNKRERVARAVEKFGVDYISRAMKPFALGINNALKRFDEKPSEVVMVGDQLMTDIRAAHRAGVRSILVKPLVESDAWNTKFNRWRERRVWKKMIARDGNPVWRTKLE; translated from the coding sequence ATGAAAATTGATAATTATAAGCCAGATTTTTTGTTGGAAGCAGTGTATCAGTTGGATGCAGAGAGTCTGAGAAAGAACGGTATCACAGCTGTGATGGTGGATTTAGATAATACTTTGATTGCTTGGAATAATCCAGATGGTACACCAGAGTTGCTTTCTTGGCTTGAGGAAATGAGAGAAAATAACATCAAAGTTATTGTTGTCTCAAATAATAAACGCGAACGTGTTGCGCGAGCTGTGGAAAAGTTTGGTGTTGATTATATTAGTCGAGCAATGAAGCCTTTTGCCTTGGGGATTAATAACGCTTTGAAGCGTTTTGATGAAAAACCATCTGAAGTGGTTATGGTTGGAGACCAATTGATGACAGATATTCGAGCCGCGCATCGTGCTGGTGTACGAAGCATTTTGGTGAAACCATTGGTAGAATCAGATGCTTGGAATACGAAATTTAATCGTTGGAGAGAACGACGTGTCTGGAAAAAAATGATTGCACGTGATGGCAATCCAGTGTGGAGAACTAAATTAGAATGA
- a CDS encoding aspartate/glutamate racemase family protein — protein MENFFTILGGMGTLATESFIHTLNRRTDAHRDQDFLDYIVVNHATIPDRTAYIKDSSLENPEEKLIEDIKIQSVLNPKFFVIPCNTAHYYFEELQNATQIPILHMPRIAVERIRERFADSKRIAVLATEGTILTGVYREELEAQGYEAVIPDEELQEKVNRLIYQEVKENKNLNFELYHEILSDVKKNMNCEVMILGCTELSVLYEEYQLDSEFNIIDAQAETVRRTLMMMEKKDLANE, from the coding sequence ATGGAAAACTTCTTTACAATTTTGGGAGGAATGGGGACTCTGGCAACAGAGAGTTTCATTCATACGTTGAATCGTCGGACAGATGCTCATCGAGACCAAGATTTTCTAGACTATATCGTAGTTAATCATGCAACGATTCCTGACCGTACTGCTTATATAAAAGATTCTTCTTTAGAAAATCCAGAAGAAAAACTGATTGAGGATATCAAAATTCAAAGTGTGTTGAACCCAAAGTTTTTTGTTATTCCTTGTAATACTGCTCATTATTATTTTGAGGAGTTACAAAATGCAACACAAATTCCAATCTTGCATATGCCTCGTATCGCTGTGGAACGAATCAGAGAGCGATTTGCTGATAGTAAGCGTATTGCTGTGTTGGCTACTGAGGGAACTATTTTGACAGGTGTTTATCGTGAGGAGTTAGAAGCTCAGGGTTATGAAGCTGTCATTCCAGATGAGGAATTGCAAGAAAAGGTTAATCGATTGATTTATCAAGAGGTTAAAGAAAATAAAAATTTGAATTTTGAGCTTTACCACGAAATTCTAAGTGATGTAAAGAAAAATATGAACTGTGAAGTGATGATTTTAGGTTGCACGGAACTCTCTGTTTTGTATGAAGAATATCAACTCGACTCAGAATTCAATATTATTGACGCACAAGCAGAAACAGTGCGTCGAACTTTGATGATGATGGAGAAAAAAGACTTAGCAAATGAATAA
- a CDS encoding NUDIX hydrolase, with protein sequence MSKIPVFGEKIDGKDYQNRYGVYGIVARDSGEICLVQAPNGAFILPGGEIEAGENHEKALQRELVEELGASAKIGAFLGQADEYFYSSHRNKYFYNPAYIYETKSVSFDAAPLEDFNGIFWFSPEIAITKLKRGSHQWGVREWLKKK encoded by the coding sequence ATGAGTAAAATTCCTGTTTTTGGAGAAAAAATTGATGGAAAAGATTATCAAAATCGGTACGGAGTCTATGGAATTGTTGCACGTGATTCTGGAGAAATTTGTTTAGTTCAAGCGCCTAATGGTGCTTTCATCCTTCCTGGTGGTGAGATTGAAGCTGGTGAAAATCATGAGAAAGCCTTGCAAAGAGAACTCGTTGAAGAACTTGGAGCTTCTGCAAAAATTGGTGCTTTCTTAGGACAAGCGGACGAATATTTTTATAGTTCACATCGTAATAAATACTTTTATAATCCAGCTTATATTTATGAAACTAAATCCGTCAGTTTTGATGCGGCTCCTCTGGAAGACTTTAATGGTATTTTTTGGTTTAGTCCTGAAATAGCAATCACTAAACTTAAACGCGGTTCTCACCAATGGGGCGTTCGTGAGTGGTTAAAGAAAAAATGA
- the mreC gene encoding rod shape-determining protein MreC, protein MKKFNLSKMVIIALIIIIAAMSAIVISAKNFKSNQKPSAMTQTINDGTGFVDRVLGTPVHFVQDKVNEFSNLMDTYQQNESLKTQLAKSKDDANKLNGLESENKELKNALKLQETLTDYQTVSANVITRDPTSWNDTLVIDRGSKDSLKTDMIVMANGGVIGRVIQVNKNTAKVSLLSSSKGIENKIPVRLGNSEETTYGLLTGYDSQQNAYIITQLTTQDKISKGTQVFTSGLGGDSPRDLLIGTVLGEKDDNQGLNRQIYVKPASNLYDIRFVFVIQRMIGGIK, encoded by the coding sequence TTGAAAAAATTTAATTTAAGTAAAATGGTTATTATCGCGCTGATTATTATTATCGCAGCGATGTCAGCGATTGTAATTTCAGCAAAAAATTTTAAATCTAATCAAAAACCGTCAGCAATGACACAAACAATAAATGATGGAACAGGGTTCGTTGACCGTGTGCTTGGAACTCCTGTGCATTTTGTCCAAGATAAAGTCAATGAATTTTCAAATTTGATGGATACCTATCAGCAAAATGAAAGTTTAAAAACTCAACTTGCCAAGTCAAAAGATGATGCCAATAAACTAAACGGTCTTGAATCTGAAAATAAAGAGCTTAAAAATGCTCTGAAACTTCAAGAAACATTGACTGACTATCAAACGGTATCAGCCAACGTTATCACCCGTGACCCTACATCATGGAATGATACACTTGTCATTGATAGGGGAAGTAAAGATAGTCTTAAAACAGATATGATTGTTATGGCAAATGGTGGGGTCATCGGTCGTGTTATCCAAGTCAATAAAAATACAGCTAAAGTTTCACTTCTAAGTTCTTCAAAAGGAATTGAAAATAAAATTCCGGTTCGGCTAGGAAATTCAGAGGAAACAACTTATGGTTTATTGACAGGATATGATAGCCAACAAAATGCTTATATTATCACTCAATTAACCACACAAGACAAAATTTCTAAAGGGACGCAAGTCTTTACGAGTGGACTTGGAGGCGATAGTCCGCGTGACCTTCTCATTGGGACGGTCTTAGGAGAAAAAGATGATAATCAAGGATTGAATCGTCAAATTTATGTTAAACCAGCGAGCAATCTTTACGATATCCGATTTGTTTTTGTTATTCAACGTATGATTGGGGGAATTAAGTGA
- a CDS encoding NlpC/P60 family protein, producing MKKRIISAILLSTVVLSAAAPVSGVYADTNSDIQKQDATIASAQSAKAQAQAQVDSLQAKVSSLQAKQASTKAKITQVNNQLKNLNVQIGTLVTNISDRTKTLEAQARSAQVNNSATNYLSAVVDSKSLTDAIQKVTAIATVSSASKQMLEQQEKEQKELVQKSSELRKNSDNLETLSDSLDSQAKELTSQQAELKVATLNYEATIATAQDKKNELLAQKAEAEKAAKKAAQAQVAYKTQQSQETTTSTTTNIPSTSTSNSDNNTSNSNNNNGSSSNSNSSSNTSGNGSSNSNSGGSSSSNSGSSSATLDAIVSYAQMLANRTPAIPYVWGGTTLAGMDCSGLTSYVYLHAAGISLPRTSQEQGGAGTPVSLSQARPGDLIIEENGAHVAIYLGNGMQVDAPRPGLNVRVSQTSWYTVNYAVQVIK from the coding sequence ATGAAAAAAAGGATTATCTCGGCTATTTTATTGTCTACAGTAGTACTTTCTGCTGCAGCACCCGTATCAGGTGTTTACGCTGATACTAACTCAGACATTCAAAAACAAGATGCAACAATTGCAAGTGCCCAATCAGCGAAAGCACAAGCACAAGCACAAGTTGATAGTTTGCAAGCTAAAGTGTCAAGTTTGCAAGCTAAACAAGCGAGTACAAAAGCAAAAATCACTCAGGTGAATAACCAATTGAAAAACCTCAATGTACAAATTGGTACGCTTGTGACAAATATCAGTGACCGTACAAAGACATTGGAAGCACAAGCACGAAGTGCGCAAGTTAATAACTCTGCAACGAACTATTTAAGTGCAGTTGTAGATTCAAAATCGTTGACTGATGCTATTCAAAAGGTTACGGCAATAGCTACAGTTTCAAGTGCTAGCAAACAAATGCTAGAGCAACAAGAAAAAGAACAAAAAGAACTTGTACAAAAGTCTTCAGAGTTGAGAAAAAATTCTGATAATCTTGAAACTCTTTCTGATAGTTTAGATTCACAAGCTAAAGAGTTGACTTCTCAACAAGCTGAACTTAAAGTAGCTACATTAAATTATGAAGCAACTATTGCAACAGCTCAAGATAAGAAAAATGAATTGTTAGCACAAAAAGCAGAGGCAGAGAAGGCGGCAAAAAAAGCAGCTCAGGCTCAAGTTGCATACAAAACGCAACAATCTCAAGAAACGACCACTTCAACTACTACAAATATTCCATCAACATCTACGTCTAACTCAGATAATAATACATCAAACTCGAACAACAATAATGGAAGTTCGTCGAATTCTAACTCTAGCTCGAATACAAGTGGTAATGGTTCATCGAATTCTAATTCTGGAGGGAGTTCATCATCTAACTCAGGTTCAAGTTCAGCAACTTTAGATGCAATTGTTTCTTACGCTCAAATGCTTGCAAATAGAACGCCAGCTATACCATATGTTTGGGGTGGAACTACTCTCGCTGGAATGGACTGTTCAGGTCTTACTAGCTATGTATATTTACACGCAGCAGGAATTTCACTTCCGCGCACTTCTCAAGAACAAGGTGGTGCAGGTACACCAGTTTCTCTTTCTCAAGCGCGTCCTGGTGATTTGATTATTGAAGAAAATGGTGCTCACGTTGCAATTTATCTAGGTAACGGAATGCAAGTTGATGCTCCAAGACCAGGATTAAATGTCCGTGTTTCACAAACTTCGTGGTATACTGTGAATTATGCTGTACAAGTAATTAAGTAA
- the rpiA gene encoding ribose-5-phosphate isomerase RpiA: MENLKKQVGIKAAEFVKDGMTVGLGTGSTAAFFVEELGRRIHDEGLSIIGVTTSSVTSDQATKLGIPLKSIDEVDFVDLTVDGADEVDSKLNGIKGGGAALLMEKIVATYSRDYIWIVDESKLSENLGSFKVPVEVIPYGAEQIFRKFTTAGYAPTWREDDKGNKLITDMHHYLIDLHISEIKHPEQLAQELDLTVGVVEHGLFNNMVKKVIVAGHDGVKIIEK, translated from the coding sequence ATGGAAAATTTAAAAAAACAAGTTGGAATAAAAGCCGCAGAATTTGTCAAAGATGGTATGACTGTGGGATTGGGGACAGGTTCAACAGCAGCGTTTTTTGTAGAGGAGTTAGGACGCCGTATTCATGATGAGGGGCTAAGCATTATAGGCGTGACAACATCTAGTGTAACAAGCGATCAAGCGACAAAGCTCGGTATTCCACTAAAATCTATTGATGAAGTAGATTTTGTTGACTTGACTGTTGATGGGGCTGATGAGGTTGACTCAAAACTAAATGGAATTAAAGGTGGTGGTGCAGCATTACTCATGGAAAAAATCGTGGCCACTTACTCACGTGACTATATTTGGATTGTCGATGAGTCGAAACTCTCTGAAAACCTAGGGTCATTCAAAGTTCCTGTTGAAGTTATCCCGTACGGTGCTGAACAAATATTTCGTAAATTCACAACGGCAGGCTATGCTCCAACATGGAGGGAAGATGACAAAGGAAATAAATTAATCACGGATATGCATCACTATCTCATTGACTTGCACATCAGTGAAATCAAACATCCTGAACAACTTGCCCAAGAGCTGGATTTGACAGTAGGTGTTGTAGAACATGGTTTATTTAATAACATGGTTAAAAAAGTTATCGTAGCAGGTCATGATGGTGTGAAAATCATTGAAAAATAA
- the zwf gene encoding glucose-6-phosphate dehydrogenase yields the protein MTEQKQALFTIFGATGDLAKRKLYPSLFRLFKKGELADNFAVIGTARRQWTDSFYHEVVLDSIKDLMHSKTEAENFASHFYYQSHDVNDAEHYVNLKNLGERLKTQYKTAGNQVFFLAMAPQFFGVIAEHLKSENILTGEGFERIVIEKPFGNSYATAKTLNDSLAKVFTEEQIFRIDHYLGKEMIQSVSAVRFANPIFESLWNNRHIDNVQITFAEFIGVEERGGYYETSGALKDMIQNHVLQVLSLIAMEKPEKFDEAHIVKEKVKALKAMRQYSSQEALENFIRGQYIAGKFDGENYLGYREEDSVAPDSRTETFAAGKFLIDNERWAGVPFYVRSGKRMTEKGTRINIVFKKEAENLFADNCDDQPVQNVLTIYIQPTEGFSLSVNGKAAGQGFHLEPLRLSFRHDSEFLGNSPEAYEKLFLDVLNGDGTNFSHWEEAARAWELIDVIREAWDGDTSAMPTYTARSMGPQAAFDLLKKDGNEWAWQPDLWYKERGYYEK from the coding sequence ATGACTGAACAAAAACAAGCCCTTTTCACTATTTTTGGAGCTACTGGCGACCTTGCCAAGCGTAAGCTCTACCCTTCTTTATTCCGCCTTTTCAAGAAAGGTGAACTCGCTGACAATTTCGCTGTCATTGGAACAGCACGCCGTCAGTGGACTGACAGCTTTTATCACGAAGTCGTTTTAGATTCAATCAAAGATTTGATGCACTCAAAAACAGAGGCAGAAAACTTTGCAAGTCATTTCTATTATCAAAGTCATGATGTCAATGATGCTGAGCATTATGTCAATCTGAAAAATTTAGGTGAACGCCTCAAAACTCAATATAAAACAGCAGGAAATCAAGTTTTCTTTCTTGCGATGGCGCCTCAATTTTTTGGTGTAATTGCTGAACATCTTAAATCTGAAAACATCTTGACTGGGGAAGGTTTTGAGCGAATTGTCATTGAAAAACCTTTCGGAAACAGCTACGCAACTGCAAAAACGCTCAATGACAGTTTGGCAAAAGTTTTTACTGAAGAGCAAATCTTCCGTATTGACCATTATCTTGGTAAAGAAATGATTCAATCTGTGAGCGCTGTCCGTTTTGCTAACCCAATTTTCGAAAGTCTTTGGAATAATCGCCATATTGATAATGTGCAAATTACTTTTGCCGAATTTATTGGTGTTGAGGAGCGTGGGGGCTATTACGAAACTTCTGGCGCACTCAAAGATATGATTCAAAATCACGTCTTGCAAGTCCTCAGTCTTATCGCAATGGAAAAACCCGAAAAATTTGATGAAGCTCATATTGTAAAGGAAAAAGTTAAAGCACTCAAAGCAATGCGTCAATATTCTTCACAAGAAGCGCTAGAAAACTTCATCCGTGGACAATATATCGCTGGAAAATTTGATGGAGAGAACTATCTAGGATATCGTGAAGAAGATTCTGTCGCACCTGATAGTCGCACAGAAACTTTCGCCGCCGGAAAATTTCTCATTGATAACGAACGTTGGGCCGGTGTTCCGTTTTATGTCCGCTCAGGAAAACGCATGACTGAAAAAGGAACTCGCATCAATATCGTTTTCAAAAAAGAAGCTGAAAATCTTTTTGCAGACAACTGTGATGACCAACCTGTGCAAAACGTTTTAACCATCTATATCCAACCTACTGAAGGATTCTCACTTTCTGTTAATGGTAAAGCTGCAGGTCAAGGATTCCATCTTGAACCACTTCGCCTTAGCTTCCGTCATGATAGTGAATTTTTAGGAAATTCTCCTGAAGCTTATGAAAAACTATTCTTGGACGTGTTGAATGGTGACGGTACAAACTTTAGTCATTGGGAAGAAGCTGCACGTGCTTGGGAACTTATTGACGTTATTCGTGAGGCATGGGATGGTGACACTAGCGCTATGCCTACGTACACCGCACGCAGCATGGGACCTCAAGCCGCATTTGATTTGCTCAAAAAAGACGGAAACGAATGGGCATGGCAACCTGATTTGTGGTATAAAGAGCGAGGATACTACGAAAAATAA
- a CDS encoding carboxylate--amine ligase: MARSFHEEFGITSIALSASQLAPTKYSKIVEVQCHPHFDQEEVFIKTLREFKENHANDKKKYLLVACGDGYALMASKYKAELSEFFEVPYIDYSLYQKLENKPDFYNICEEYQLPYPKTVLVTPETEIDPLVNGLSFPYPMILKPGNSISYLEVHFEGQKKAFTIASPEEMKLMLHRCYEAGYPDEMIIQDFIPGTDENMRVLNAYVDKNHKVRMMCLGHPLLEDPSPKAIGNYVAILPDYNEKVYQQIQDFLEKIEYTGFANFDMKYDPRDGEYKLFEINLRQGRSSFYVTLNGYNLTRYLVSDRIFNEPFAETVCGKGTKLWLGVPKKVLLTYVNPSFKAEIRQFIKSKNYGTTLFYAKDNSPKRYLLMRYAFYRYIGTFKEYFNNR, from the coding sequence ATGGCGCGTTCGTTTCATGAAGAGTTTGGTATTACTTCGATTGCTCTGAGTGCCTCTCAGTTAGCACCGACAAAATACTCAAAAATTGTGGAAGTACAATGCCATCCTCATTTTGACCAAGAAGAAGTTTTCATTAAAACTTTGAGAGAATTTAAGGAAAATCATGCTAACGATAAGAAGAAGTATCTACTTGTGGCTTGTGGTGATGGTTATGCTTTGATGGCTTCTAAGTATAAGGCGGAGCTCTCAGAATTTTTTGAAGTTCCCTATATTGATTATTCACTTTACCAAAAGTTGGAAAATAAGCCAGATTTTTATAATATTTGTGAAGAATACCAGCTTCCTTACCCAAAGACTGTTTTAGTCACTCCAGAAACAGAGATTGACCCTCTTGTAAATGGTTTATCTTTTCCATATCCAATGATTTTGAAACCGGGAAATTCGATTTCTTATTTAGAAGTCCATTTTGAAGGACAAAAGAAAGCTTTTACGATTGCATCACCTGAAGAAATGAAATTAATGCTCCATCGCTGCTATGAAGCAGGTTATCCAGATGAGATGATTATTCAAGATTTTATCCCAGGGACAGATGAGAATATGCGCGTATTGAATGCCTATGTGGATAAAAATCATAAGGTACGTATGATGTGTCTGGGTCATCCTTTGCTTGAAGACCCTAGTCCGAAAGCAATCGGGAATTATGTTGCTATATTACCTGATTATAATGAAAAAGTATACCAGCAAATTCAAGATTTTCTTGAAAAAATTGAATATACTGGCTTTGCGAATTTTGATATGAAATATGATCCTCGTGATGGAGAGTATAAACTATTTGAAATCAATTTGCGTCAAGGACGTAGTTCTTTCTATGTGACTTTGAATGGTTACAATTTGACACGTTATCTGGTTTCAGATCGAATTTTTAATGAGCCTTTTGCTGAGACAGTTTGTGGTAAAGGAACCAAGTTGTGGTTAGGTGTTCCAAAGAAAGTATTGTTGACATATGTCAATCCAAGCTTTAAAGCGGAAATTCGCCAGTTTATTAAATCTAAAAACTATGGTACAACTTTATTTTATGCAAAAGATAATTCGCCTAAGCGTTATTTGCTGATGAGATATGCTTTTTATCGCTATATTGGTACGTTTAAGGAATATTTTAATAATCGCTAA
- a CDS encoding C39 family peptidase, whose product MNKRRKRLKTKNMVILLLLSLIVVFVGFGFFMNPQKGEGEDKQPSLASKTVAKKDHAGKCNYVLMDTGDVNQIKIGAYQGCETVSLYNALVYLNKTHDKSVKEVLDSLPLVGWDGNPNLGYAGDPWTPDDQIPDGGFPTIWPDAFMKFAQSYGANVVDVSGKSIDDIKNIVLKEHLVEMWVTVDFAQPQITYTDYFGHEVVTNTHAVILDGYDAKKKEFHVNDPIKGKYWLPESTVSSVYIGTNQFAVEFVS is encoded by the coding sequence ATGAATAAAAGAAGAAAACGTTTAAAAACAAAGAACATGGTTATTCTACTCCTTTTGAGTCTTATTGTGGTTTTTGTTGGTTTTGGTTTCTTTATGAATCCTCAAAAAGGCGAAGGCGAGGATAAGCAGCCTTCATTAGCTTCAAAAACTGTTGCAAAAAAAGACCATGCGGGTAAGTGCAACTATGTGTTAATGGATACAGGAGATGTGAATCAAATAAAAATCGGAGCTTATCAAGGTTGTGAAACAGTTTCTCTCTATAACGCTTTGGTTTACTTAAATAAAACACATGATAAGTCTGTGAAAGAAGTGCTTGATTCATTGCCTTTGGTAGGTTGGGATGGCAATCCTAATCTAGGTTATGCTGGAGATCCTTGGACTCCGGATGATCAAATTCCTGATGGAGGTTTTCCAACAATCTGGCCAGATGCATTTATGAAATTTGCTCAAAGTTATGGTGCAAATGTTGTTGATGTTTCTGGAAAAAGTATTGATGATATCAAAAATATTGTCTTGAAAGAGCATCTTGTGGAAATGTGGGTAACGGTGGACTTTGCTCAACCACAGATTACGTATACAGATTATTTTGGTCATGAAGTTGTGACGAATACTCATGCGGTGATTTTGGATGGGTATGATGCGAAGAAAAAAGAGTTTCATGTCAACGACCCTATCAAAGGAAAATATTGGCTTCCTGAGTCAACAGTTTCTTCGGTATATATAGGAACTAATCAATTTGCTGTTGAATTTGTGAGTTGA
- the dnaJ gene encoding molecular chaperone DnaJ, with product MNNSEFYERLGVDKNASQDEIKKAYRKMSKKYHPDLNKEPGAEQKYKEVQEAYETLSDDQKRAAYDQYGEAGANGFGAGSGGFGGQGGFSGFGGAGGFGGFEDIFSSFFGGGGAQVNPNAPRQGDDLQYRINLKFEEAIFGVEKEVKYNREELCHTCGGEGAKPGTHAETCHKCGGRGTINVVHDTPLGRMQSQQTCDVCHGTGKEIKEPCPTCHGTGHEKAAHTVKVKVPAGVESGQQMRLQGQGDAGTNGGPYGDLYVRFQVEASDKFERDGSEIYYKMPLEFVQAALGDEVEVPTVHGNVKLKIPAGTQTGANFRLKGKGAPKLRGSGNGDQYVIVNIITPKNMNTAQKEALQAFAKVSGVDISGNGKKGFFDKFK from the coding sequence ATGAATAACTCTGAATTTTATGAACGCCTGGGGGTAGATAAAAATGCCAGTCAGGATGAAATTAAAAAAGCTTATCGAAAAATGTCGAAAAAGTACCACCCAGATTTGAATAAGGAACCAGGTGCTGAACAAAAATATAAAGAGGTGCAAGAAGCCTACGAAACATTATCGGATGACCAAAAACGGGCAGCCTATGACCAATATGGCGAAGCTGGTGCTAATGGTTTTGGCGCTGGTAGTGGTGGTTTTGGAGGTCAAGGTGGCTTCTCTGGCTTTGGTGGCGCAGGCGGCTTCGGCGGTTTTGAGGATATTTTCTCTAGCTTCTTTGGCGGTGGAGGCGCTCAGGTTAATCCTAATGCACCACGTCAAGGGGATGATTTACAATATCGAATCAATCTGAAGTTTGAAGAAGCTATTTTTGGTGTAGAAAAAGAAGTAAAATATAATCGAGAAGAGCTTTGTCACACTTGTGGTGGTGAAGGTGCAAAACCAGGAACTCATGCGGAAACGTGTCATAAGTGTGGTGGACGCGGTACAATCAATGTGGTTCATGATACACCATTGGGCCGTATGCAAAGTCAACAAACTTGTGATGTTTGTCATGGTACGGGTAAAGAAATCAAGGAACCATGTCCTACCTGTCATGGTACTGGTCATGAAAAAGCTGCCCATACTGTTAAGGTAAAAGTTCCTGCTGGAGTTGAGTCAGGTCAACAAATGCGTTTGCAAGGCCAAGGTGATGCTGGTACAAATGGTGGTCCTTATGGTGATTTGTATGTACGTTTCCAAGTTGAAGCATCTGATAAGTTTGAGCGTGATGGCTCTGAGATTTACTATAAAATGCCTTTGGAGTTTGTTCAAGCGGCATTGGGTGATGAAGTTGAAGTGCCAACGGTTCATGGTAATGTGAAATTAAAGATTCCTGCTGGCACGCAAACTGGAGCAAACTTCCGATTGAAAGGAAAAGGGGCGCCAAAATTGCGTGGTTCGGGTAATGGGGATCAATATGTGATCGTTAATATCATAACACCAAAGAATATGAATACTGCTCAAAAAGAAGCTTTACAAGCATTTGCTAAGGTTAGCGGTGTTGATATTTCGGGAAATGGTAAAAAAGGTTTCTTTGATAAATTTAAGTAA
- a CDS encoding Crp/Fnr family transcriptional regulator has product MTNEHIDNLIQLLEEKKVPVVTRKKHSYVMYQGIESEYIYILKEGVAKISNILRDGREFNIAYVVEQDFVSLLEEEQQEGISAVFNVRVESDTASFYRVSRADFWDWVRSDLRLFRIVNDFYKRRLSMNLSVLQKMTINGKKGAVCACINSLIEDFGIMKKEGILIDFPVTNEDIAGFCGISTRNSVNRIIHDLKMEKVIDIIDNKIMVYNPQYLEDYIS; this is encoded by the coding sequence ATGACAAACGAACATATAGACAACCTCATACAACTTTTAGAAGAAAAAAAAGTTCCTGTCGTTACCCGTAAAAAGCATAGCTACGTAATGTACCAAGGAATTGAATCAGAATATATCTACATCTTGAAAGAAGGTGTCGCAAAAATCAGCAATATTCTTCGTGATGGTCGAGAATTTAATATCGCGTATGTCGTAGAACAAGACTTTGTATCGCTCCTTGAAGAGGAGCAACAAGAAGGAATCTCAGCAGTTTTTAATGTCCGAGTCGAGTCTGATACAGCAAGCTTTTATCGTGTTTCACGCGCAGACTTTTGGGATTGGGTACGAAGTGATCTCCGTCTTTTTAGGATTGTAAACGACTTTTATAAACGTCGCCTTTCAATGAACCTTAGTGTCCTACAAAAAATGACAATAAATGGTAAAAAAGGTGCAGTTTGTGCTTGCATCAATAGCCTGATTGAAGACTTTGGTATCATGAAAAAAGAAGGAATCTTAATTGATTTTCCCGTTACCAATGAAGATATTGCAGGATTTTGCGGTATTTCAACAAGAAATAGTGTCAATCGTATCATTCATGATCTAAAAATGGAAAAAGTAATTGATATCATTGATAACAAGATTATGGTTTATAATCCACAGTATTTAGAGGATTATATCAGCTAA